One region of Mucilaginibacter gotjawali genomic DNA includes:
- a CDS encoding DUF5723 family protein, translating to MKKFLLVLFFLLFSFRIFAQQFSLYNTGTLYDSFENPSQRAFIPDTSKMYASNFLIPNFNTNIFLSGDAQATLKNRAFLNKYDNSALQIGKGRYNMVNENINAYLIMVKMFSSLSGDVEMGFSWQMKSEGKGAITDESIAALNGTQSFNSGQNYTNIFNSNYYYQTYHQISFTYREKINKQVAFGVKISGLLGISYQKLNISGSQAMFDKTGDSAVVALRGKYYSGYIPGHFIARDYLPNLRSPGAAISMGATYRTEDSFVLQGNIKDLGFIHWSSRSSYYNFNGSSSIYGLTTPQREDSIYNKVSKIVHTNQVTGSFTTPIDGRAEFSVSKSFWIDDNHMFKYSPTAVVSKELFYPGFIGALVNPFKYEKYSLTLTTTYDDLKIFNLGAQFMMQTPNWEFFIGSDKLMQSIALAGDQLNKNSANINQNGTYTGANFFLGFSLKLGPVIEHPMNASSIPMGEKGFLGRLWSRWFKTKD from the coding sequence ATGAAGAAATTTTTACTTGTTCTATTCTTTTTATTGTTCTCGTTTAGAATTTTCGCACAACAGTTTTCGCTGTACAACACCGGTACACTATACGATTCATTCGAAAACCCTTCCCAAAGGGCCTTTATTCCGGATACCAGTAAAATGTATGCATCAAATTTCCTGATCCCTAATTTCAATACAAATATTTTTTTAAGCGGCGATGCCCAGGCAACTTTAAAAAACAGGGCATTTTTAAATAAATATGATAACTCAGCCTTACAGATAGGAAAAGGCAGGTATAATATGGTTAATGAAAATATAAACGCTTACCTGATTATGGTAAAAATGTTTTCGAGCCTGAGCGGTGATGTAGAAATGGGGTTCTCCTGGCAAATGAAATCGGAAGGTAAAGGCGCAATTACCGACGAATCAATTGCGGCATTAAACGGAACACAAAGCTTCAACAGCGGTCAAAACTATACCAATATATTTAACAGCAACTATTACTATCAAACTTATCACCAGATCAGTTTTACCTATCGCGAAAAAATCAATAAACAAGTTGCTTTTGGTGTTAAAATAAGCGGCTTACTGGGTATTAGCTATCAGAAACTGAATATTTCCGGTTCACAGGCTATGTTCGACAAAACGGGGGATTCAGCGGTTGTTGCCCTTCGCGGAAAGTACTATTCAGGTTATATCCCCGGCCATTTTATTGCCCGGGATTATTTACCAAATTTGCGGAGCCCCGGCGCCGCAATAAGCATGGGTGCCACCTATCGCACAGAAGACAGCTTTGTTTTACAGGGAAACATTAAAGATCTGGGGTTTATCCATTGGAGCAGCCGGTCCAGCTATTATAACTTTAACGGCAGTTCATCCATCTATGGCTTGACAACGCCGCAACGCGAAGACAGCATTTATAATAAAGTTAGTAAGATCGTCCATACCAACCAGGTTACAGGATCATTTACTACCCCGATTGACGGACGAGCGGAATTTAGTGTTTCAAAAAGCTTCTGGATAGATGACAACCATATGTTCAAATATTCTCCAACCGCTGTAGTATCAAAGGAGCTGTTCTACCCCGGTTTTATAGGTGCCTTGGTTAATCCATTTAAGTACGAAAAATACTCTTTAACACTTACTACAACTTACGACGACCTTAAAATCTTCAATTTGGGCGCCCAGTTTATGATGCAAACCCCCAATTGGGAGTTTTTTATCGGAAGCGATAAACTAATGCAAAGCATCGCATTAGCGGGAGATCAGCTCAACAAAAATTCGGCAAATATCAATCAAAACGGAACTTATACGGGTGCAAATTTCTTCCTGGGCTTCTCGTTAAAGCTGGGTCCGGTTATCGAACATCCGATGAATGCCAGCAGCATTCCAATGGGCGAAAAAGGTTTTTTGGGCAGGCTTTGGAGCCGTTGGTTTAAAACGAAAGATTAA